The sequence CGATCATTTTTAAACTCAATAACCTCACCCTTTTCAGGGATATAGATCCGATCATCTGTTAGTCCACATTCTTTAGCCACTCGTTCATGTGCTTTTAGGGCTTTAAAGTCGCCATGAATGGGAACAAAAAATTTCGGTTTCATTAAGTTGATCATGAATTTCAACTCTTCTTGGCTTCCATGGCTTGAGGTATGATAGGATTTATTTCCTCCTAACACAATAGCCCCTGCTCGGTAAAGCATATCGACCGTTTTGGAAATAAGAAGTTCATTGCCTCTAATCGCATAAACGGCAAAAACAACGGTATCTCCTTTTTGAATATTGATATGTTTATGAGTCTGTTTTGCCATTTTCTGAAGGACTTCCAGTGGTTCACCGAGTTTTCCAGTCGTTAAAATAACAATTTCATCCTCTGGATAATTTTTGATTTCAGAAATGGGTATGATAATTTCATCATGAACATGTAAGTAATCTAGCTTTATTCCAATATCGAATATCACCTGTAAACTTTTCCCTACAATCGCAACTTTACGCCTGCTTTCATAGGCAGCATCGAAAATATGTTGAATCCGATATAAGTCAGACGCAAAACAAGCGGCAATGATCCGTCCTTTTGCATTATAGAAAGCATCATTCATTTCCTTGGCAACGATCGCCTCAGATAAAGTATATCCTGGTTTTTCTGCATCTGTACTATCAGATAATAAGCAGAGAACCCCTTTTTCACCTATTTCAACCATTTTGCCGATTTCCGGCTTATATAAATCATTTGCTGACTGATCAAATTTAAAATCACCTGTGTGGACAATGACACCTTTTGATGTATGAATACAAACAGCCACTGAATCAGGGATATTATGAGTCACTCTAAAAAATGAAATCTTTGCTGAATCAAATTCAATAACAGAATCTGATGTAATTTCAACAAATTGAACTTTATTATGAAAATCTTGTTCTTTCATTTTAACTTGTGCAAAGGCTATCGTCAGTTTCGTTGCATATACAGGCACATCGATCTTTTGGAGAAGATAAGATAATCCACCGATATGGTCTTCGTGACCATGGGTTAAAAAGATTCCTTTCACTCTATCTTCATTTTGAATTAAATAACTATAGTCTGGAATGACTATATCAATCCCAAGCATTTCATTCTCAGGAAACATTAAACCGGCATCTATGACAAAAATATCCTCATCTACTTCCACCACGTACATATTTTTGCCAATTTCGCCAACTCCCCCTAAAGCAATAAGCTTTATGGTCTCATTTTCTATTGTGTTCAAATCAAGCTTCCTCCTATGTTGTTTTACGCCGACCGAAATCAGATACTTTCATTATACTTGATTTAGGAAAATCATTACAACTATAAAAGTGGAAGTAAGAGGAAGCTTGTAATAGAAATAAGCAAAATATCAAATTCGCTCCGCCTAATTTGTGCCCGGATTTTTATCACGCTTCAAAATGCAAAATCCAGTGGCTTTCGCCTGACTAGGACGCCCTGTCCGTCGTCGAGCTCGTTCGATAAAGTGAAACTTCCATCAGTGGGTGTTGTTTCCCACTAATGGAAAGCCCGCGGCCAGCATGTATGCTCTTCACGCAGACGTTGCCGAATGGCGTACTAGTCTGTGTTCAACTTTAAGGTCTTTACTGGCAGTTGATTTCGTATACATTTCTACTATCAGTTTCTCTGAGTAACTAGTTGTAGTGAGCTTTCTGCCAGTTAAGACGCGGAAAAACACCATTAAAAATCCGAGGCATCAGCCGAAGGCTTACCTTCATTCAACCGGGGTTTGAACCCCTACTGAATCAAAAAACATTTTGCATTCATTCCCCACTTATAGAAGTCGGGAGTCCTGTACCTGTCGCAAGCTATTGGTACAAAAACATTTACTGAATAAAGTTAAAGAAACCCAGTCGTTTAATAGACGACTGGGTTTCTTTCTTTAATTATAGGTTTTCTAATAGTTTGCTTAATGCTAAACGTTCCTGCTCGTTAAGAGCCACGAGTGGTAAACGTACTGTACCAACATCAAGCCCTTTCATTTGTAAAGCTGTTTTGACAGGAACTGGGTTTGGAGAATTGAACAAACCAACCATGATAGGAAGCAGCTTTTGATGGATCTTTGCCGCATCGTGAATCTGGCCGTTTAAAAACTTTGTTACCATTTCCTGCATTTCGTTTCCAATAACATGAGAGGCAACAGAGATCACTCCCGAACCGCCAATTGATAATACTGGGAGAGTATTACCGTCATCCCCCGTATATAATTCAAAATCATCTGGTGTTTTGGCAATAATTTCCGTCATATCATTCAAATTGCCACTCGCTTCTTTTACCGCTACAATATTTTTAATTTGTGCCAAACGGATAATTGTTTCCGGTTCAATATTAATAGCCGATCTACCTGGGATATTATAGAGTAAAATAGGTAAATCTGTATTTTCTGCAATCGACTTAAAATGTTGATAAAGCCCCTCTTGATTTGGTTTATTATAATAAGGAGCGACTAACATGATGGCATCTGCACCTAAGTCTTCAGCTTTTTTGGTTAATTCTATTGATTCATAAGTATTGTTACTTCCTGTGCCTGCTATTACAGGCACACGCTTATCCACTACTTTAATGACATGATCGATCAACGCTAATTTTTCCTCTTTCGATAACGCTGGTGATTCACCAGTTGTTCCACAAACAACTAAAGATTCACTACCATTTTCAATTAAATAGTTCACTAGCTGAGTTGTTTTTGTAAAATCGATATGTCCTTTACGATCAAATGGAGTCACCATAGCTGTTGCAATTCGACCAAAGCGAACCATACAACCACTCCTTTCAATTAGATGCTCCCATCTAATTTACATCTATCAAATTCACTTTCTCTAATTCGAAAACATCATGTAGTGAGTTAATTGCGGATACTAAATCTTCCTGCTTAACTAGAATCCAAATTGTCGTATGGCTATCAGCTGACTGTAGAATTCTGATTCCATTTTGAGATAATGTCCCGACAATTTTGGATGTTACACCTGGAACTCCAGCCATACCTGCACCTACTACTGCAACCTTTGCACAATCACGCTCAATTACAGGGTTATAACCGAGATCTTGAAGAACAGATATCGCCTTGTTCGTCATTTCATCTGACACAGTATAGATCACTTGGTTCGGTGAAATATTGATGAAATCGACACTGATTCTATGATTTGCCATTGCCTTAAAAACTTCGGATTGTAAGTTATATTGTTCTTTCTTGGCAAATACCTTAAGCTGGGTAATGTTCGATAAATGGGCGATGCCTGTAACCGTTCGCTCTTTTATTATATGATCCTGTTGATTGTTTGTGATTAATGTGCCCTGATGATCTGAATAAGTAGACCGAATCCGAATTGGTACGTTCGCTTGCTGGGCAATTTCAACAGCACGAGGATGAATAACTTTTGCACCTTGATAGGCCATATTACAAACTTCTGCATAGGTTACCACGGATAATGGACGTGCATTTTCAGCTAACCGCGGATCAGCTGTCATGATTCCTTCAACATCCGTAAAAATATCAATATATTCAGCATTGATAGCGGCACCTAAAGCAGCGGCAGAGGTATCACTACCCCCTCTACCAATAGTCGTAATATCCCCAAATTTAGTTTGCCCTTGAAAGCCTGCCACGACCACTACATCGTAATGATTTAATTCGTTTAACAAACGATCACATTTCATATTTATGATCTTCGCATTGGTATGATCATTATTGGTTACAAAACCAGCCTGTGCTCCAGTTAAGGCGGTTGCTCGAATTCCTTCGCTCAGCAGCATATCGCAAAAAACGACACTTGAGATAATTTCTCCACATGAGAGCAATAAATCTGTTTCACGATTACTGATTAATCGATCAGACGATTGAATGAGTGAAAGCAGTGTATCTGTTGCATAAGGATCCCCTTTTCGACCCATAGCAGATACAACCACAACCACTTTATAACCTTTATCTAAGGCAGATTCAATATGGTTTCTTGCATGTTTCCGTCCATTTTCATCACGTACAGAAGTTCCACCAAACTTTTGGACAATTATTTTCATTGCTACACCTCTAAATCCATTCTATGATGGATTTTCATTTTTGCTATACTTTGCTGAAAAGTTTGGGCATCAATGGAAATGAATATCCGAAGTTTTTAGTTTCTATTTAACTAAACCTAATTTAATTAAACTTTCTGCAATTTGGACTGAATTCCAAGCAGCTCCTTTTAGTAAGTTATCAGACACAACCCATAAGTGGAAGCCTTTTGGATTATCAAGATCTTTACGGATTCTGCCAACAAATACATCAGTAGAACCAACGCAATCTGCAGGCATTGGATAAACTTGGTTTGCTGGATCATCCTGAAGAATAACGCCTGGAGCTGATTTTAACAACTCTTTCACTTCTTCAACAGTAACGCCTTCTTTGTCAACCTCAATATAAAGTGATTCTGAGTGACCAACTGCGACTGGGATACGAACACAAGTTGCTGCAACATTCAACTCTGGATTATGCATGATTTTCTTTGTCTCATTGATCATTTTCATTTCTTCATACGTAAAGCCATTTTCCTGAAATAAATCAATTTGAGGAATCGCATTAAATGCTATTTGATAGTGCTTTTTATCGCTGCCAACAGGTAAAATAGCTGGTTCAAACTCTTCATTATTCAAGATTGCTTGTGTTTGGGAATTCATCTCTTCAACAGCCACTGCACCTGAACCAGAAACAGC is a genomic window of Niallia sp. XMNu-256 containing:
- a CDS encoding ribonuclease J; this encodes MNTIENETIKLIALGGVGEIGKNMYVVEVDEDIFVIDAGLMFPENEMLGIDIVIPDYSYLIQNEDRVKGIFLTHGHEDHIGGLSYLLQKIDVPVYATKLTIAFAQVKMKEQDFHNKVQFVEITSDSVIEFDSAKISFFRVTHNIPDSVAVCIHTSKGVIVHTGDFKFDQSANDLYKPEIGKMVEIGEKGVLCLLSDSTDAEKPGYTLSEAIVAKEMNDAFYNAKGRIIAACFASDLYRIQHIFDAAYESRRKVAIVGKSLQVIFDIGIKLDYLHVHDEIIIPISEIKNYPEDEIVILTTGKLGEPLEVLQKMAKQTHKHINIQKGDTVVFAVYAIRGNELLISKTVDMLYRAGAIVLGGNKSYHTSSHGSQEELKFMINLMKPKFFVPIHGDFKALKAHERVAKECGLTDDRIYIPEKGEVIEFKNDRIRPNGKVPAGNVLIDGSGVGDVGNIVLRDRKLLSQDGILIVVVTLNKKEKKISSGPEIISRGFVYVRESEKLLEEASNRVRAIVEQSISRDTFDWAMIKQDMRDILNQYLYEKTKRRPMILPIIMEVK
- the dapG gene encoding aspartate kinase, giving the protein MKIIVQKFGGTSVRDENGRKHARNHIESALDKGYKVVVVVSAMGRKGDPYATDTLLSLIQSSDRLISNRETDLLLSCGEIISSVVFCDMLLSEGIRATALTGAQAGFVTNNDHTNAKIINMKCDRLLNELNHYDVVVVAGFQGQTKFGDITTIGRGGSDTSAAALGAAINAEYIDIFTDVEGIMTADPRLAENARPLSVVTYAEVCNMAYQGAKVIHPRAVEIAQQANVPIRIRSTYSDHQGTLITNNQQDHIIKERTVTGIAHLSNITQLKVFAKKEQYNLQSEVFKAMANHRISVDFINISPNQVIYTVSDEMTNKAISVLQDLGYNPVIERDCAKVAVVGAGMAGVPGVTSKIVGTLSQNGIRILQSADSHTTIWILVKQEDLVSAINSLHDVFELEKVNLIDVN
- the asd gene encoding aspartate-semialdehyde dehydrogenase, coding for MEQTKGFHVAVVGATGAVGQQIIKTLENRKFPISQLTLLSSARSAGKKVEVNGVEYTLQEAKSDSFKDVDIAFFSAGGSISKELASHAVNAGAIVVDNTSAYRMDENVPLVVPEVNEKDLLNHKGIIANPNCSTIQMVVALEPIRQQFGLNKIIVSTYQAVSGSGAVAVEEMNSQTQAILNNEEFEPAILPVGSDKKHYQIAFNAIPQIDLFQENGFTYEEMKMINETKKIMHNPELNVAATCVRIPVAVGHSESLYIEVDKEGVTVEEVKELLKSAPGVILQDDPANQVYPMPADCVGSTDVFVGRIRKDLDNPKGFHLWVVSDNLLKGAAWNSVQIAESLIKLGLVK
- the dapA gene encoding 4-hydroxy-tetrahydrodipicolinate synthase, which produces MVRFGRIATAMVTPFDRKGHIDFTKTTQLVNYLIENGSESLVVCGTTGESPALSKEEKLALIDHVIKVVDKRVPVIAGTGSNNTYESIELTKKAEDLGADAIMLVAPYYNKPNQEGLYQHFKSIAENTDLPILLYNIPGRSAINIEPETIIRLAQIKNIVAVKEASGNLNDMTEIIAKTPDDFELYTGDDGNTLPVLSIGGSGVISVASHVIGNEMQEMVTKFLNGQIHDAAKIHQKLLPIMVGLFNSPNPVPVKTALQMKGLDVGTVRLPLVALNEQERLALSKLLENL